A window of the Pseudoalteromonas sp. A25 genome harbors these coding sequences:
- a CDS encoding DUF3080 family protein produces the protein MRLFCQIISWITILAGCSPAPSGVHVEYQQRLANVIQLDHVDTITLRPLKSRHANKPSSQITLSMLELAHLSHCSLMSTIANNNNQLGKVRVPSEQLKYAIMFINDAQTCLDHSATTDEIVITKLTLALAEKKNQLSAYFEQMVFNERELAKMLLLTSQEINLEDHQEAISQALEALTTLAAIYKEIVQNNSDTTQLRDPQRITGALAKLNQNYAVSRLITSARKQIKLNQVTTQWLNNITPTKHLCQPNKSKQKAQIMSNIFNKFYLSQLQGYQSKLTKMLRDVSPHLATLWRSEPDLSQKFNIEHSDSYYQQLKKSAVDHVSWWQYFYKTCKIQP, from the coding sequence TTGCGACTATTTTGTCAAATTATTAGCTGGATCACGATACTGGCAGGTTGCTCGCCTGCCCCAAGTGGTGTTCATGTTGAATATCAGCAGCGACTAGCGAACGTAATACAATTAGATCACGTCGATACGATTACACTGCGCCCACTCAAGTCAAGACATGCTAATAAACCAAGCTCTCAAATAACACTATCTATGTTAGAGCTCGCCCATTTAAGCCATTGTTCATTAATGAGTACAATCGCAAATAACAATAATCAACTCGGGAAAGTAAGAGTGCCCAGTGAACAGCTAAAGTACGCGATTATGTTCATTAACGATGCACAGACATGTTTAGACCATAGCGCTACAACAGATGAAATTGTCATAACAAAGCTAACCCTTGCCTTAGCTGAGAAAAAAAATCAATTATCAGCGTACTTTGAGCAAATGGTATTTAATGAACGAGAGTTAGCGAAAATGTTACTGCTAACCAGTCAAGAAATTAACCTAGAAGACCACCAAGAAGCAATCAGCCAAGCCCTTGAGGCGCTCACAACGCTTGCAGCAATATATAAAGAGATAGTTCAAAACAACTCTGATACCACTCAGCTTCGTGATCCCCAACGCATTACAGGCGCACTGGCAAAACTCAATCAAAACTATGCGGTTTCTCGGTTAATCACATCGGCGCGAAAACAAATTAAACTTAACCAAGTTACAACTCAATGGCTCAATAATATAACTCCAACAAAGCACTTATGCCAACCGAACAAAAGCAAGCAAAAAGCACAAATCATGAGCAACATATTTAACAAGTTTTATCTATCTCAGCTACAAGGATATCAATCCAAGTTAACCAAGATGCTCCGTGATGTTTCACCTCACCTTGCCACCTTATGGCGTTCTGAACCTGATTTAAGTCAAAAGTTTAACATCGAACATTCAGACTCTTACTATCAACAACTCAAAAAAAGTGCGGTAGATCATGTCAGCTGGTGGCAGTATTTTTATAAAACGTGCAAAATCCAGCCTTAA
- a CDS encoding M6 family metalloprotease domain-containing protein — MYRFNKLALAPLVIFSSLSQAAIPYKDHNYEYTQPNGEVVSISLEGNDYFAFQRSQDGRLVVFDENKNGLAYAEVSSDGQNLISTGVLVSNKVALGKTTKAAALTLSQSAIEKKVEQAKQRMFGDKPLQANGMLSTLSDVDTQSTGQIKGLTIIIDFPDFPGTISQSQVESFLNDLNYTEFGNAQSVRGYFNSVSGGKLDYTNTVTAYYTAKRNKSYYTDDRYSSTVRSQELIKEALNWLEYTQGFDFSSLSVNANRQIKGLNIFYAGNSDSSWSKGLWPHMAALSPRFCADGVCTDRYQITDMRDKLAIGTFVHESGHLITNWPDLYDYDGSSEGSVASFGVMGYGAIGETNRFKPTPPVAHFRNLAGWDTVTELNPAINSNAPSGILTHTSGSNTSYKWTNPSNQNEAFYIEAIHRSGQNSEQEDEGLAIWHVDRAGNNSNEWYPYIQMEHADGNRDPENNINRGDASDLYDVAGEFSSALPNAQSSKGTNSLWWNGSRSGLSISQVSDPAQTMSFKVVGDDSDDGEIYTGYLANKEQAIVPNGTWFQYSGGTLDMTLQGPNEADFDLKLEVWQGGRWTQAAISETPTSNEAITYQASSGYYRITVYSYSGSGNYTLTLKR; from the coding sequence ATGTATCGGTTTAATAAATTGGCGCTAGCGCCATTAGTTATTTTTAGTAGCTTATCTCAGGCAGCAATTCCCTATAAAGACCATAACTATGAATACACACAACCAAACGGTGAAGTGGTTAGTATTAGCTTAGAAGGAAACGATTACTTTGCTTTTCAACGATCTCAAGACGGTCGTTTAGTGGTCTTTGATGAAAATAAAAATGGTTTGGCTTACGCAGAGGTTTCAAGTGACGGGCAAAACTTGATATCAACAGGGGTGTTGGTAAGCAATAAAGTTGCACTGGGTAAAACAACAAAAGCAGCGGCTTTAACGCTAAGTCAAAGTGCAATTGAAAAGAAAGTGGAGCAAGCCAAGCAAAGAATGTTTGGTGATAAACCTTTGCAAGCTAATGGTATGTTAAGCACGTTAAGTGATGTCGACACCCAAAGCACAGGACAGATTAAAGGGTTGACTATCATCATTGATTTTCCAGACTTTCCAGGCACTATCAGTCAGTCACAAGTCGAATCATTCTTGAATGACTTGAATTATACAGAGTTTGGCAATGCACAGTCTGTGCGTGGTTATTTCAACAGTGTCTCAGGTGGCAAGTTAGATTACACAAATACGGTTACAGCGTACTACACCGCAAAGCGAAATAAATCTTACTATACAGATGATAGGTATAGCTCAACGGTTCGCTCACAAGAGCTAATTAAAGAAGCACTCAATTGGCTCGAATATACGCAGGGCTTTGACTTTTCAAGTTTGTCAGTTAACGCTAATCGTCAGATCAAAGGTTTAAATATCTTTTATGCGGGTAATTCAGATAGCAGTTGGTCAAAAGGTCTTTGGCCACACATGGCTGCATTAAGCCCCAGGTTTTGTGCGGATGGTGTTTGTACGGACCGCTATCAAATTACAGATATGCGTGACAAGTTAGCGATTGGTACATTTGTACATGAGTCAGGGCATTTAATTACAAACTGGCCAGATTTATATGACTATGATGGTAGCTCTGAGGGATCCGTTGCCAGCTTTGGTGTTATGGGATACGGGGCGATTGGCGAAACAAACCGTTTTAAACCAACACCGCCGGTCGCACATTTTAGAAACTTGGCAGGGTGGGACACTGTCACCGAGCTCAATCCAGCAATAAATAGCAATGCACCAAGCGGCATATTAACGCATACATCTGGCTCTAATACATCATACAAGTGGACTAATCCAAGCAACCAAAATGAAGCGTTTTACATTGAGGCAATTCACCGCTCAGGTCAAAACTCTGAGCAAGAAGATGAGGGCCTCGCTATTTGGCACGTTGACCGAGCGGGTAATAACTCTAATGAGTGGTATCCTTACATTCAAATGGAGCATGCAGATGGCAATCGAGACCCAGAAAATAATATTAATCGAGGGGATGCATCAGACTTATACGATGTAGCAGGTGAGTTTTCATCGGCGTTACCTAATGCACAAAGCTCTAAGGGTACTAATTCACTTTGGTGGAATGGCAGCCGTTCGGGTTTGTCGATAAGTCAAGTGAGCGACCCCGCACAAACTATGTCATTTAAAGTGGTGGGTGATGATAGTGATGATGGCGAAATTTATACGGGTTACTTAGCGAATAAAGAGCAAGCTATCGTACCAAACGGCACTTGGTTCCAGTATTCGGGCGGCACTTTGGATATGACTTTACAAGGTCCAAATGAAGCTGACTTTGACCTAAAACTGGAGGTATGGCAGGGAGGTCGTTGGACTCAAGCCGCGATTTCTGAAACGCCTACATCAAATGAAGCCATCACCTATCAAGCATCAAGTGGCTACTATCGTATTACTGTATATTCTTATTCAGGCTCAGGTAACTACACTTTAACCTTGAAAAGATAA
- a CDS encoding S8 family serine peptidase: protein MKKVTTNKAIFATTLLSLAVSASLQASTLKQVADKSESPLPKRYIVKYKNNEMAMMGVAMQDSNSMPQMAANRMATLGVQNAQFKASLNAVVAQLSETQLMALRNDTQVEYVEEDLPRRLMSQSQPYGISMVQADLVDDSVASAASGGKKICVIDSGLDLPHEDMGARGDTISGTNDSGTGNWYEHGGPHGTHVAGTIAALNNGIGVRGVIGTDPSMHIIKVFNAAGWGYSSELVDAINKCQAAGSDVVNMSLGGEGSSITERNGIQAAADAGMLLIAAAGNDGVPTNTTDIESYPASYDSVMSVAAIDSNKALADFSQKNSQVEIAAPGVDVNSAYPEGLGTIVSLSVAGQSYDSNGMENQGNANAPLYNFATGESIDTGASGKVCLIQRGNISFHDKVKNCEDSGGLGAIIYNNAAGSFGGTLGDTNQTTIPAVTVSDSDGATMLNNIGMTASVNLDPSNYGLMSGTSMASPHVAGVAALVWSHHPSCTASQIRAVLTATAQDLGATGRDVKFGYGLVQTKDAIDFITEKGCDGTGGPVQPPVGNELVNGVAKTNLSGAKAEELLFTFEVPAGATDVKVSMSGGTGDADLYAQFGSKPSDSNFECRPYAGGNNESCNLTKSGGTYQVMVKGYSAFSGVSLVASYTDGGTTNPGAQPIDITETGISVSRRGWTRFTLDLVDGYSDLNVSTSGGSGDADLFVTRGAQSTTSSYDCKSESSSNNESCSMQNPQAGKWYIDIYGYRASSGITLNVTATPK from the coding sequence ATGAAGAAAGTAACAACTAATAAAGCAATCTTTGCAACTACACTGCTATCACTTGCGGTTTCTGCATCATTACAGGCATCTACACTTAAACAAGTGGCGGACAAATCAGAATCGCCGTTACCAAAACGTTACATTGTGAAATACAAAAATAACGAAATGGCGATGATGGGTGTTGCTATGCAAGATTCTAATAGCATGCCGCAAATGGCCGCTAACCGTATGGCAACTTTAGGTGTTCAAAATGCGCAATTTAAAGCAAGTTTAAATGCAGTTGTTGCTCAATTAAGCGAAACTCAGCTTATGGCGTTACGTAACGACACTCAAGTTGAGTATGTAGAGGAAGATTTACCACGTCGTTTAATGTCGCAATCTCAACCATATGGAATTTCAATGGTACAAGCTGACTTAGTCGACGACTCGGTCGCATCGGCTGCAAGCGGTGGTAAAAAAATCTGTGTTATTGATTCAGGTTTAGACCTTCCTCATGAAGATATGGGTGCACGTGGCGACACAATCTCGGGCACTAACGATTCTGGTACTGGCAATTGGTACGAGCATGGCGGACCTCATGGCACGCACGTAGCTGGCACAATCGCAGCGCTTAACAATGGTATTGGTGTGCGTGGCGTGATTGGTACAGACCCTTCAATGCACATCATTAAAGTGTTCAACGCAGCGGGTTGGGGTTACTCTTCAGAACTAGTTGATGCAATTAATAAGTGTCAAGCTGCGGGCTCTGATGTTGTTAACATGAGTTTAGGTGGTGAGGGTTCAAGTATTACTGAGCGTAATGGTATACAAGCTGCTGCGGATGCAGGTATGTTACTGATCGCTGCAGCTGGTAACGATGGTGTACCCACGAATACTACGGACATTGAGAGCTACCCAGCGTCGTATGATTCTGTTATGTCAGTGGCAGCCATTGATAGTAATAAAGCACTTGCTGATTTCTCTCAAAAGAACAGTCAAGTTGAGATAGCAGCGCCAGGTGTGGATGTTAACTCTGCATACCCTGAGGGCTTAGGTACGATTGTATCTCTGTCTGTTGCTGGTCAATCATATGACTCTAATGGCATGGAAAACCAAGGCAATGCGAATGCACCTCTATATAACTTTGCAACTGGTGAGTCTATCGATACTGGTGCAAGTGGCAAGGTATGTTTAATCCAACGTGGTAACATTTCTTTCCATGATAAAGTTAAAAACTGCGAAGACAGTGGCGGTTTGGGTGCCATCATTTATAACAATGCGGCAGGTTCATTTGGTGGTACGCTTGGCGATACAAACCAAACAACTATCCCTGCCGTAACAGTTAGCGATTCTGATGGCGCAACAATGCTAAACAACATTGGTATGACTGCATCAGTTAACTTAGACCCAAGTAACTATGGCTTGATGAGCGGTACATCAATGGCGTCACCACACGTAGCCGGTGTAGCAGCGTTGGTATGGAGCCACCACCCAAGTTGTACAGCGAGCCAGATCCGTGCAGTACTAACTGCTACAGCCCAAGACTTAGGTGCGACTGGTCGTGACGTTAAGTTTGGTTATGGCTTAGTTCAAACTAAAGACGCAATCGACTTCATCACAGAGAAAGGCTGTGATGGAACAGGTGGTCCGGTACAACCTCCGGTGGGCAACGAATTAGTAAACGGTGTTGCTAAGACAAATCTTTCTGGTGCCAAAGCTGAAGAATTGCTATTCACTTTTGAAGTTCCAGCTGGCGCGACTGATGTTAAAGTTAGCATGAGCGGTGGTACAGGTGATGCGGACCTTTATGCACAATTTGGTTCAAAACCGAGTGATTCAAATTTTGAATGTCGTCCATACGCAGGTGGTAACAACGAAAGCTGTAACCTAACTAAATCTGGTGGCACTTATCAAGTAATGGTTAAAGGCTATAGTGCATTTTCTGGCGTGTCTCTAGTGGCAAGCTACACTGACGGTGGAACAACAAACCCAGGCGCGCAACCAATTGATATAACTGAAACTGGCATTAGCGTTTCTCGTCGTGGTTGGACTCGCTTCACGCTCGACTTGGTTGATGGCTATTCAGATCTGAATGTATCAACGTCTGGTGGTAGTGGTGATGCAGACTTGTTTGTAACGCGTGGTGCACAATCTACAACGTCTAGCTACGACTGTAAGTCAGAAAGCAGCAGCAATAACGAGTCTTGTTCAATGCAAAACCCACAAGCTGGCAAATGGTACATTGATATTTACGGCTACAGAGCGTCAAGCGGTATTACACTAAATGTAACTGCTACGCCAAAGTAA